One genomic region from Chelonia mydas isolate rCheMyd1 chromosome 25, rCheMyd1.pri.v2, whole genome shotgun sequence encodes:
- the LOC102942123 gene encoding plasmalemma vesicle-associated protein: MDKNAYAMAKFGLESRDNLIPKRDCGFYMKYIFLFTSVIQFLIILGLVLFMIYGNAHAGTDVHLRHLEEQVQELYSKMMLLNAKNKNLTQQLNATSKEKLGCSQLMTATQKELEKCNGSLQACTSHQTQCQQIWNYAGYNKMMADECYRNMNILNVTCYAEKLSLRETRDRLLREAQQQRENCSQVTEKLKQAASTASGERELCRQQSIDLRAQCSGLSQGHDLCCSLQEKVTRELQAVRQDIQAKAGTSQFYQPSSCSALTQLVTSQLQRVGDKVQQEVQTLAQENGRLQGEKLRCEATLQACGQQRAGESQQHQHQLQTLQAACDAEAKRSYQEKQTLTEEKGRLSQQLQEKNKLLAQAEATKAQLESCRRAKGSAFPGNPGLRNPGNPGTFGNPGAFGNPGTYGNPGTFGNPGTLGNPGTFGNTDRASLEEFRKRILEEAKLPNQFPPKPVPQPSG; encoded by the exons ATGGACAAGAACGCCTATGCCATGGCCAAGTTCGGCCTGGAGTCCAGGGACAACCTGATCCCCAAGCGGGACTGTGGCTTCTACATGAAATACATCTTCCTCTTCACCTCGGTCATCCAGTTCCTCATCATCCTGGGGCTGGTTCTCTTCATGATCTACGGCAACGCCCATGCCGGCACCGACGTCCACCTGCGGCACCTGGAGGAGCAGGTCCAGGAGCTCTACAGCAAGATGATGCTGCTCAATGCCAAGAACAAAAACCTCACCCAGCAACTCAACGCCACCAGCAAGGAGAAGCTCGGCTGCTCCCAGCTGATGACGGCAACCCAGAAAGAGCTGGAGAAATGCAACGGCAGCCTGCAGGCCTGCACCTCACACCAG ACCCAGTGCCAACAAATCTGGAACTACGCCGGGTACAACAAGATGATGGCGGACGAGTGCTACAGGAACATGAACATCCTAAACGTCACCTGCTACG CCGAGAAGCTGAGCCTGCGGGAGACCCGGGACCGGCTGTTGCGGGAGGCCCAGCAGCAGCGGGAGAACTGCTCGCAGGTGACGGAGAAGCTGAAGCAGGCGGCCAGCACGGCCAGCGGGGAGCGGGAGCTCTGCCGGCAGCAGAGCATCGACCTGCGGGCCCAGTGCAGCGGGCTGAGTCAGGGGCACGACCtttgctgcagcctgcaggagaaGGTGACGAGAGAGCTCCAGGCCGTCCGGCAGGACATCCAGGCCAAAGCGGGGACCTCCCAGTTCTAccagcccagcagctgctccGCTCTGACCCAGCTGGTGACCTCGCAGCTCCAGAGGGTGGGGGACAAGGTGCAGCAGGAGGTGCAGACCCTGGCGCAGGAGAACGGGCGGCTGCAGGGCGAGAAGCTGCGCTGTGAGGCGACCCTGCAGGCGTGCGGGCAGCAGCGTGCCGGGGAGAGCCAGCAGCACCAGCACCAGCTGCAGACCCTGCAGGCTGCCTGCGATGCCGAGGCCAAGCGGAGCTACCAGGAGAAGCAGACGCTGACGGAGGAGAAGGGGCGCCTgagccagcagctgcaggagaagaACAAGCTTCTTGCCCAGGCTGAGGCCACGaaggcccagctggagagctgcaggAGGGCAAAG GGCAGTGCTTTcccagggaacccaggcctgAGAAATCCTGGCAACCCCGGGACCTTCGGCAACCCCGGGGCCTTCGGGAACCCTGGCACATATGGGAATCCCGGCACCTTTGGAAACCCAGGGACACTGGGGAATCCCGGGACTTTCGGAAACACTG ACCGAGCCAGCCTGGAGGAATTCAGAAAGCGAATCCTGGAGGAGGCCAAGCTGCCCAACCAGTTCCCCCCAAAGCCCGTGCCGCAGCCCAG CGGCTAA